In Frankiaceae bacterium, the DNA window AGACGGTGAGCGGTGCCGTCAGCGGCCCCGGGGTCGCCCCCGAGGTCGCCAACGGCACCTGCAACTCCTCCAACAACGGCGGCAAGACCGACCGCGGCGTCTCCGCCACGTCGATCAAGCTCGGCGCCACCGTCGTGCAGTCCGGCATCGGCGCGTCGTTCCTCGGCCCCGTCCGCGTCGCGCTCAACGCCGTCAAGAACGACGTCAACCGGTCGGGCGGCATCTGCGGCCGCATGCTCGAGCTGAAGCTCGTCGACGACGGCTGGGACGCCAACCGCGGCTTCCAGTTCATCCAGAACCTCGTGCAGAGCGACAACGTCTTCGCGCTCGCGGTCAACCCGTCGTCCGAGGGCGTCCGCGTCGCGAGCATCGGCGGCTACTTCGGCAAGACGCGCACGCCGGTCGTCGGCAGCGACGGCATGCTCAACGACCAGTACCTCGACCCGTGGGTCTGGCCGATCGCCGCGTCGACCGTGTCGTCGATGCACGTCATGGCGCACGACGCGTGCAAGCGCCTGAACAAGAAGAACTTCAGCATCGTCTTCGACAACAAGTACCACTTCGGCGTCGAGGGCGCGTTCGCGTTCAACGCCGCCGTCAAGCGCTGCACGGGCAAGGACATCCCCGGCTACTTCAACCCCAAGACCGGCGGCGGGTGCAGCGCGCGGTTCTGCGCGATCACCGCCGGCCAGACGTCGTACGACACCGAGAACAAGGCGTGGAACGACGCCTGCTTCGGCGGCGCCGGCAGCGACAAGTGCGACTTCGTCGCGCTGCTGCTCGAGCCCAACGAGGCCGTCAACTTCTTACGCAACGGCACGCAGATCGAGGTCACGAAGGGCATGGCGCAGACGCTGTTCAACCGCGACTTCGCCAGCCGCTGCGGCTCCATCTGCGACGACGCGATGGTATGGACCGGCTACTACCCGCCGATCGAGCAGTTCGCCGCGATGCCCGCCGTGAAGAAGTACGTCTCGACGGTGCGCGGCGAGAGCCCCGACGTCGACGTGACCAACCAGTTCCTCGAGGGCGGCTACGCCGGCATGCAGCTGCTCGTCGACGCGCTGAAGCGCGTGGGCCCCAACCTCACCCGCGACCGGCTCAAGGCGACGCTCGACGGGATGGACCTCGACATCGGGCTGACCACGCCGCTGCGCTGGCGGCCGGGCAACCACCTCGCCAACGCGTCCATGCGGGCGTTCGCGATCCAGTACAAGGGCGGGTTCAACGGCTTCCGCAGCGTGACCGGCTGGATCCGCGACCCGTACCTCGGCCTCGACATGGAGCGGTGACCCGGCGCCATGTTGGACGTCCTCGTCTACCTGCTGCTGACGCTCCCGCTCATGGGGGCGTACGCGATGCTCGCGCTCGGCATCGTCGTCATCTTCCGCGCGTCCAAGGTCCTCAACCTTGCGCACGGCGCGATGGCGATGGCGCCGGCGTACCTCGTCTACTCGATGTCGGAGGCCGGCATCCCGGTCGGCATGGCGCTGCTGCTCGGCATCGCGTCGGGCGCGCTGCTCGGCGCCGCGACCGAGCGCTTCTTCGTCCGCCCGCTGCGCCGCCAGGGCCCGACCGCGCAGACGGTCGGCACCGTCGCGGTGTTCGGCCTCGTCGTGTCGGTCGTCGCGAAGGTCTACGGCACCACGCCGCTGACCGGCCCGCGGCTGTTCCCCGCGGGCGGCGTCAAGCTGCAGGGCAGCGTGCTGCAGTGGGGCAACATCGGGCTGTTCCTCACGGCGGCGCTCGTGGCGCTGGGCTTCGTCGCGCTGTTCCGCTTCACCAACCTCGGCCTCGCGCTGCGCGGCGCCGCCGACAACCGCACCGCCGCCGCGCTCGTCGGCGTCAACCCCGACCGCGCCGCGCTCGTCGCGTGGCTCATCGGCGGCGGCCTCGCCGGGTTCGCGGGCATCCTGCTCGGCGGCGTCACCAGCCTCTCGCCGTACTCCCTGTCGCTGCAGATGCTCCCCGCGTTCGTCGCGGCGCTCATGGGCGGCCTCGGCAGCCTCGGCGGCGCCATGGCCGGCGCGGTGCTCGTCGGCGGGCTGACCGGTCTCGTCCCCGCGTTCGGCCTCATCGAGTCCACGCGGCGGCTCACCAGCCAGCTCGGCATGTCGCAGCTGATCCTCACGATCGTCGCGCTGGTCGTCATGTACACCCGCGGCGGCCGCTACAGCGCCACCGACGTCCGCGCCGAGTCGGCGGGCTCGACCGAGGGCGGCAGCGGCCGCAAGCGCTACGACGTCTCCACCCAGCCGCGCGCCTCGCGGCACCGCGTCCGCAACTACACGGTGCTCGTCGCGCTGCTCGTGTGGCCGTTCGTCGGCAACCCGTTCACGCTGCTCGGCGACGCGGTGCAGGCGTCGCTGTACGTCATCGCCGCGGCGTCGATCGTGCTCCTCACCGGCTGGGTCGGGCAGATCTCGCTGGCGCAGGCGGCGTTCGTCGGCATCGGCGGCTACGGCTCCGCGCTCGTCATCAACGAGCTCGGCCTGCCGTTCCCCGCCAACCTGATCGCCGGCGCCGTCATCGCGGCGCTCGCGGCCGCGGCGCTCGGCGTCGTCGCGCTGCGCGTCCGCGGCCTGTACCTCGCGGTGGCGACGCTGATCTTCGCGTACATGGCCGACTCGTACCTCTTCGTCGCGCCGTGGTTCGCGGGCTCCGGCGGCGTCTCGATCGTCGAGGCGAAGCCGATCGGGCGGCCCGACGTCTTCCCGTTCTTCGACCTCTCCGACCGGCGGACGTTCTACTACGTCGCGCTGGCCGTGGCCGCGACGGTGCTGTTCGCGCTGGCCAACCTGCGCGACTCCAAGACCGGCCGCGCGTTCTTCGCGATCCGCGGCTCCGAGACGGCGGCGGCGTCACTGGGCATCGACGTCCGCCGCTACAAGCTGCTGGCGTTCGCCCTCGCCGGCGGCATCGCCGGGCTCGCCGGCAACCTCCAGCTCGTCAGCAAGAGCAGCATCGTCAGCACGGACTTCGCGATCAGCATGTCGCTGCTGTTCCTCGCGATCGCCGTCGTCGGCGGGTTGCAGAGCCTCGAGGGGCTGGTCGCCTCGGCGATCCTCTTCGCCGGCCTGAACGAGCTGTTCTACCGGGTCAGCGCGCTGTCCGGTTACCTCGAAGTGAC includes these proteins:
- a CDS encoding ABC transporter substrate-binding protein, whose amino-acid sequence is MSRFGPSVDGSLTTLGVVAAGVIALSVVALQQGGGTVTEAVGPGTSVAGTTQQEMSRTDGTTTTTTGKNGAKTVAGGKTVSGAVSGPGVAPEVANGTCNSSNNGGKTDRGVSATSIKLGATVVQSGIGASFLGPVRVALNAVKNDVNRSGGICGRMLELKLVDDGWDANRGFQFIQNLVQSDNVFALAVNPSSEGVRVASIGGYFGKTRTPVVGSDGMLNDQYLDPWVWPIAASTVSSMHVMAHDACKRLNKKNFSIVFDNKYHFGVEGAFAFNAAVKRCTGKDIPGYFNPKTGGGCSARFCAITAGQTSYDTENKAWNDACFGGAGSDKCDFVALLLEPNEAVNFLRNGTQIEVTKGMAQTLFNRDFASRCGSICDDAMVWTGYYPPIEQFAAMPAVKKYVSTVRGESPDVDVTNQFLEGGYAGMQLLVDALKRVGPNLTRDRLKATLDGMDLDIGLTTPLRWRPGNHLANASMRAFAIQYKGGFNGFRSVTGWIRDPYLGLDMER
- a CDS encoding branched-chain amino acid ABC transporter permease/ATP-binding protein; its protein translation is MLDVLVYLLLTLPLMGAYAMLALGIVVIFRASKVLNLAHGAMAMAPAYLVYSMSEAGIPVGMALLLGIASGALLGAATERFFVRPLRRQGPTAQTVGTVAVFGLVVSVVAKVYGTTPLTGPRLFPAGGVKLQGSVLQWGNIGLFLTAALVALGFVALFRFTNLGLALRGAADNRTAAALVGVNPDRAALVAWLIGGGLAGFAGILLGGVTSLSPYSLSLQMLPAFVAALMGGLGSLGGAMAGAVLVGGLTGLVPAFGLIESTRRLTSQLGMSQLILTIVALVVMYTRGGRYSATDVRAESAGSTEGGSGRKRYDVSTQPRASRHRVRNYTVLVALLVWPFVGNPFTLLGDAVQASLYVIAAASIVLLTGWVGQISLAQAAFVGIGGYGSALVINELGLPFPANLIAGAVIAALAAAALGVVALRVRGLYLAVATLIFAYMADSYLFVAPWFAGSGGVSIVEAKPIGRPDVFPFFDLSDRRTFYYVALAVAATVLFALANLRDSKTGRAFFAIRGSETAAASLGIDVRRYKLLAFALAGGIAGLAGNLQLVSKSSIVSTDFAISMSLLFLAIAVVGGLQSLEGLVASAILFAGLNELFYRVSALSGYLEVTSAGLLAVVLLVYPGGLAQLPATVRRLLRTERLRTVGEQLARARARAGEGLAARRTAPASAEGRARVPSAGEAPRRARLAEPLLLPLTAKATAPVAAAAPAPVVTTESLGVDLARLGDDAGVPPGIVPMGVPVLEARDIRVEFDGLVAVDNASLKLHEGQIVGLIGPNGAGKTTLFNAVSGLVRPTSGTVHLFGDDVTDLDVHVRARRGLGRTFQAIQLFPQLTVYENLLVATHANNDSGLFSHVALTRRGLRHEAAAEDVVRRVVAAMGLEAVADRTVAGLPFGVLRQVEIARTVVTGSPVVMLDEPASGLDNAETDRLSDLLYGLRDRLGLTLLLIEHDVRMVTEVSDYMYVLVYGKIVAAGTPDEVRNDPVVTAAYLGEPTGAEAETGTATSELVSV